From the Hymenobacter yonginensis genome, one window contains:
- a CDS encoding sigma-54-dependent Fis family transcriptional regulator, producing the protein MPQSEESLLLYLNEAIATTRSKDKLFQLVTEKLRLIFPFDMIAIITLDSAQRYKRLFMRDYLGEVPYPMPQTVAGMMPVENSPTELFVRDPRVQQIDIRELTADYPDFMPFVLLEQRKVHYLTVVPLRTGGQLIGLLCMAARRAPALLPADLALLEKIGSLVAVAVNNALAFEEIAWREREKSVQLSVTNVLLSSKDRQALFQTVAEEINRIVPLDYFGLRIQRRETATEGFAEFAKQPDGTFAPLEESRWDGVANREQMQRETFGIFSQPLLLTGPDYELAARRYRMLQYTMEKNGTRAMLGVPLWTDDTQAAVLVLASRRPDAFTTADLDLVAGLAPQITLAMRNLFAFEQIEALRAQLEREKTYLLDEINTTAKFEDFIGTSPVMQLVQTRIRQVAPTDTTVLIQGETGTGKELVARALHNLSPRKERALIKLNCAALPAQLIESELFGHEKGAFTGAHDRRIGKFELADGGSIFLDEVGELPLDLQAKLLRVLQEKEFERIGGRRVIRADVRVIAATNRVLEEEVAAGHFRADLYYRLNVFPIRLPALRERTEDIEPLMRHFLERFTKQMGKPVRGLRERDLRALQQYGWPGNVRELEHVLEQAVIVSQGPFLEFQGFAAATQAAPATSDAGGPLKTLREQERDHILAALHRTNGRVSGPNGAAVLLDINPKTLEARMKKLGIRRTVEAGT; encoded by the coding sequence ATGCCCCAGTCAGAAGAGTCGCTGCTGCTGTACCTCAACGAGGCCATTGCCACCACGCGCAGCAAAGACAAGCTCTTTCAGCTCGTAACAGAGAAACTACGGCTGATTTTTCCGTTCGATATGATTGCCATCATCACGCTCGATAGCGCCCAGCGCTACAAGCGGCTGTTCATGCGCGATTATCTGGGCGAGGTGCCCTACCCGATGCCGCAAACGGTAGCCGGTATGATGCCGGTGGAAAACTCCCCGACTGAGTTGTTTGTGCGCGACCCACGGGTGCAGCAGATTGACATCCGGGAGCTGACGGCGGACTACCCGGACTTCATGCCGTTTGTATTGCTGGAGCAGCGCAAGGTGCACTACCTGACGGTGGTGCCGCTACGCACCGGCGGCCAGCTGATTGGGCTGCTGTGCATGGCGGCGCGGCGTGCCCCTGCCCTACTGCCCGCCGACCTGGCGCTGCTGGAAAAAATCGGGAGCCTGGTGGCGGTGGCCGTGAACAATGCCCTGGCCTTCGAGGAAATAGCCTGGCGCGAGCGGGAAAAATCGGTGCAGCTGTCGGTGACCAACGTGCTGCTGAGCAGCAAAGACCGGCAGGCCCTGTTTCAGACTGTGGCGGAGGAAATCAACCGCATTGTGCCGCTCGACTACTTCGGGCTGCGCATTCAGCGGCGGGAAACGGCCACGGAAGGCTTTGCGGAGTTTGCCAAGCAGCCCGACGGCACGTTTGCGCCACTGGAAGAAAGCCGCTGGGACGGGGTAGCCAATCGGGAGCAGATGCAGCGCGAAACCTTCGGCATCTTCTCGCAGCCGCTGCTGCTCACCGGCCCCGATTACGAGCTGGCCGCCCGCCGCTACCGCATGCTGCAGTACACGATGGAGAAAAACGGCACCCGCGCCATGCTGGGCGTGCCGCTCTGGACCGACGACACCCAGGCCGCCGTGCTGGTGCTGGCCAGCCGCCGCCCCGATGCCTTCACCACCGCCGACCTGGACCTAGTGGCGGGCCTGGCCCCGCAAATCACGCTGGCTATGCGAAACCTGTTTGCCTTCGAGCAGATTGAGGCGTTGCGCGCCCAGCTGGAACGCGAAAAAACCTACCTGCTCGACGAAATCAACACCACAGCCAAGTTCGAAGACTTCATCGGGACCAGCCCGGTGATGCAGCTGGTGCAGACCCGCATCAGGCAGGTGGCGCCCACCGATACCACGGTGCTTATCCAGGGCGAAACCGGCACCGGCAAGGAACTGGTGGCGCGGGCCCTGCACAACCTGTCGCCGCGTAAGGAGCGCGCCCTCATCAAACTCAACTGCGCCGCGCTGCCAGCCCAGCTCATCGAGAGTGAGCTGTTCGGGCACGAGAAAGGCGCGTTTACGGGCGCCCACGACCGGCGCATCGGCAAGTTTGAGCTGGCCGACGGCGGCTCCATTTTCTTGGACGAGGTTGGGGAACTGCCTCTCGACCTGCAGGCCAAGCTGCTGCGGGTACTGCAGGAAAAGGAGTTTGAGCGCATCGGCGGGCGGCGCGTCATCCGGGCTGATGTGCGCGTCATCGCGGCCACCAACCGCGTGCTGGAAGAGGAAGTAGCCGCCGGGCATTTCCGCGCCGACCTCTACTACCGCCTCAACGTTTTTCCAATCCGGCTGCCGGCTCTGCGCGAGCGGACCGAAGACATTGAGCCTTTGATGCGGCACTTTCTGGAGCGCTTCACCAAGCAGATGGGCAAGCCCGTGCGCGGCCTGCGCGAGCGGGATTTGCGCGCCCTGCAGCAATACGGCTGGCCGGGCAACGTGCGCGAGCTGGAGCACGTGCTGGAACAGGCCGTGATAGTTAGCCAAGGGCCGTTTCTGGAGTTTCAGGGCTTTGCGGCGGCCACCCAGGCCGCTCCCGCCACTTCCGATGCCGGCGGACCGCTCAAAACCCTGCGCGAGCAGGAGCGCGACCATATTCTGGCGGCGCTGCACCGCACCAACGGCCGGGTCAGCGGCCCCAACGGCGCCGCCGTCCTGCTCGACATCAACCCCAAAACACTGGAGGCCCGCATGAAGAAGCTGGGCATCAGGCGCACGGTGGAAGCGGGTACCTAA
- a CDS encoding M1 family metallopeptidase yields the protein MKNLLTAAGCVLATTAALAQQAPPTPPANPALQIYRASATKVNDLVHTKLDVRFDYAKRYLYGKEWVTLKPHAYATDSLRLDAKGMDIKQVALVNGLQLTPLKFDYTDQNNLRIYLGKAMAPGTSYTVYIEYTAKPDELKVQGSAAISDAKGLYFINPDSAVAGKPVQIWTQGETEASSAWFPTIDRPNQKTTSEISLTVPSKYVTLSNGALVSQTPAGAGLRTDTWKMDLPHAPYLFMMAVGDFKIYKETWRGKEVSYYLEPKYAPFAKQIFGNTPDMLEFFSNRLGVEYPWNKYAQVVVRDYVSGAMENTSATLHGEFVQMTDKQLLDREYGNESVIAHELFHQWFGDYVTAESWSNLTVNESMADFSEGLYAEHRYGADAGDSHNHRNLRSYLRSAPDAQKNLVRFHYADKEEMFDLVSYQKGGAILDMLRTYLGDDVFFAGLQKYLQDNKFGNGEAHQQRLAMEAVSGQDLNWFYNQWYFGTGHPVVTIDYAWDATQKVQSVTVKQTQPGQPFQLPFAIDYYVNGQPQRQRVMMTQGTQTFQMPLSAKPNLVDVDAEKTLVWQQTDNKSVAEFAYQYAHAPLYVARREALLAAAAKQDTDAAARKLLLAGLNDKFNNLRMVAAERLKLDNKNIAKEAAPALRKRVATEKDPHALATELTALAKLKDKKDEKLFSRQLSAPSYTVQAAALQALGEVQPALALTKAQALESSEDAGISQAVASVYSQHGGDAQWAYVRTRYDAADGQNKFGYFEGMGAMLTRLNDPKAFTEDVERLRDLAIKYKRYGAAEPVIEALQAGAKAQAGKPAAAANQATAEKAIADIQAAK from the coding sequence ATGAAAAACCTGCTTACTGCTGCCGGCTGCGTGCTGGCTACCACGGCGGCGCTGGCCCAACAGGCCCCACCCACGCCGCCCGCCAACCCGGCCCTGCAGATCTACCGCGCCTCCGCCACCAAGGTCAACGACTTGGTGCACACCAAGCTAGATGTGCGGTTCGACTACGCCAAGCGCTACCTCTACGGCAAGGAGTGGGTGACGCTGAAGCCCCACGCCTACGCCACCGACTCGCTGCGGCTCGATGCCAAAGGCATGGACATCAAGCAGGTGGCGCTGGTGAACGGCCTGCAGCTGACGCCGCTGAAGTTCGACTACACCGACCAGAATAACCTGCGCATCTACCTGGGCAAGGCCATGGCGCCCGGCACCAGCTACACCGTCTACATCGAGTACACGGCCAAGCCCGACGAGCTGAAGGTGCAGGGTAGCGCGGCCATCAGCGACGCCAAAGGCCTGTACTTCATCAACCCCGACAGCGCCGTGGCCGGCAAGCCCGTGCAGATCTGGACCCAGGGCGAGACGGAAGCCTCTTCGGCGTGGTTTCCGACCATCGACCGGCCCAACCAGAAAACCACCTCGGAAATCAGCCTGACGGTGCCCAGCAAGTACGTGACGCTAAGCAACGGCGCGCTGGTGAGCCAGACGCCCGCCGGCGCGGGCCTGCGCACCGACACCTGGAAGATGGATTTGCCCCACGCGCCCTACCTGTTCATGATGGCCGTCGGCGACTTCAAAATCTACAAGGAAACCTGGCGTGGCAAAGAGGTGAGCTACTACCTCGAGCCCAAGTACGCGCCCTTCGCCAAGCAGATTTTCGGCAACACGCCCGACATGCTGGAGTTCTTCTCCAACCGCCTCGGCGTGGAGTATCCCTGGAATAAATACGCCCAGGTGGTGGTGCGCGACTACGTGAGCGGGGCCATGGAAAACACCTCGGCCACGCTGCACGGCGAGTTTGTGCAGATGACCGACAAGCAGCTGCTGGACCGCGAATACGGCAACGAGTCGGTCATTGCCCACGAGCTGTTCCACCAGTGGTTCGGCGACTACGTCACGGCCGAAAGCTGGAGCAACCTCACGGTGAACGAGAGCATGGCCGACTTCTCCGAAGGCCTCTACGCCGAGCACCGCTACGGCGCCGACGCCGGCGACTCGCACAACCACCGCAACCTGCGCAGCTACCTGCGCAGCGCCCCCGACGCCCAGAAAAACCTGGTCCGCTTCCATTATGCCGATAAGGAGGAGATGTTTGACCTGGTGAGCTACCAGAAGGGCGGCGCCATTCTGGACATGCTGCGCACCTACCTCGGCGACGACGTGTTCTTCGCCGGCCTGCAGAAATACCTCCAGGACAACAAGTTTGGCAACGGCGAGGCCCACCAGCAGCGTCTGGCCATGGAGGCCGTGTCGGGCCAGGATCTGAACTGGTTCTACAACCAGTGGTACTTCGGCACCGGCCACCCCGTTGTCACGATTGACTACGCCTGGGACGCTACCCAGAAGGTGCAGTCCGTGACCGTGAAGCAGACCCAGCCCGGCCAGCCGTTTCAGCTGCCCTTCGCCATTGATTATTACGTGAACGGCCAGCCCCAGCGCCAGCGCGTGATGATGACCCAGGGCACCCAGACCTTCCAGATGCCGCTTTCAGCCAAGCCGAACCTGGTGGACGTGGACGCCGAGAAAACGCTGGTGTGGCAGCAAACCGACAACAAGTCCGTGGCCGAGTTTGCCTACCAGTATGCCCACGCCCCGCTCTACGTGGCGCGCCGCGAGGCCCTGCTGGCCGCCGCCGCCAAGCAGGACACCGATGCCGCCGCCCGCAAGCTGCTGCTGGCCGGCCTCAACGACAAGTTCAACAACCTGCGCATGGTGGCCGCCGAGCGCCTGAAGCTCGACAACAAGAACATTGCCAAGGAAGCCGCGCCGGCGCTACGCAAGCGGGTAGCCACCGAAAAAGACCCGCACGCCCTGGCTACTGAGCTAACGGCGCTGGCCAAGCTCAAGGATAAGAAGGATGAGAAGCTGTTCAGTCGGCAGTTGAGCGCGCCGTCGTACACGGTGCAGGCGGCTGCGCTGCAGGCGCTAGGTGAGGTGCAGCCCGCCCTGGCCCTGACCAAAGCGCAGGCCCTGGAATCCAGCGAAGACGCCGGCATCAGCCAGGCCGTGGCCAGCGTCTACAGCCAGCACGGCGGCGACGCCCAGTGGGCCTACGTACGCACCCGGTATGATGCCGCCGATGGCCAGAACAAGTTTGGCTACTTCGAGGGCATGGGCGCGATGCTCACCCGCCTCAATGACCCCAAGGCCTTCACCGAAGACGTGGAGCGTCTGCGTGACCTGGCCATCAAGTACAAGCGCTACGGCGCCGCGGAGCCCGTAATTGAGGCCCTGCAGGCCGGCGCCAAAGCCCAGGCCGGCAAGCCCGCCGCCGCGGCCAACCAGGCCACCGCCGAAAAAGCCATTGCCGATATTCAGGCCGCGAAATAA
- a CDS encoding ThuA domain-containing protein has protein sequence MALPFYSCSSEKGTAAEPEPAARILVFYKTAGFYHSSIPVAIAALQKLGAENNLVVDTTKVAAQFNPANLARYKAVVFLSTTGDVLDNTQQQAFEQYISAGNGFVGIHAATDTEYDWPWYNGLVGAYFKDHPAIQPATIQVIDKNHDATASLPDTWQRTDEWYNFRSLDPGVQVLANLDEQTYSGGSHGSSHPIAWYHGYQGGRAFYTAGGHTNESYQEPLFLQHLLGGIRYAAGASTRVMTPSPNPTYLWNNMLDQNLTQWDKFIGVPHYTLNLPGYPLGDGMNGTPIGLNNDPLQVFKVEQENGKPVLHISGQIYGGLSTKQELGNYHFKAEFKWGTRKYEPRLTAKRDNGILYHAKGNHGAFWNVWMLSQEMQIQEDDMGDYFAIGPGMDIRAAYRTEDNELDWIYDPAAPLKSFGIGQPGRCRRGRNRERPLGQWNTIELICLGPKSLHIINGEVVMVLENSRETKPDGSQGPLTNGKIQIQSEGAEAYYRNMQIRPITAIPVEYR, from the coding sequence TTGGCCCTGCCTTTCTACAGCTGCTCCAGCGAAAAAGGGACGGCGGCCGAACCAGAGCCAGCAGCGAGAATTCTGGTCTTCTATAAAACGGCTGGCTTCTATCATTCCTCTATTCCCGTTGCCATTGCCGCCCTACAAAAGCTGGGGGCTGAAAACAATCTGGTGGTGGATACCACCAAAGTAGCTGCCCAGTTCAACCCGGCCAATCTCGCCAGGTACAAAGCGGTTGTGTTCCTGAGTACAACCGGCGACGTGCTGGACAACACGCAGCAGCAGGCCTTCGAACAATACATCAGTGCCGGAAATGGCTTTGTGGGCATCCATGCCGCCACCGACACCGAGTACGACTGGCCATGGTATAATGGGCTGGTTGGCGCGTACTTCAAAGACCATCCCGCCATTCAGCCGGCCACCATTCAGGTAATCGACAAAAACCACGATGCCACGGCTTCTCTGCCCGATACATGGCAGCGCACCGACGAGTGGTACAACTTCCGAAGCCTGGACCCAGGCGTGCAAGTGCTGGCAAACCTGGATGAGCAGACGTATTCCGGCGGCAGCCACGGCAGCAGTCACCCGATTGCCTGGTACCACGGGTATCAGGGCGGGCGGGCCTTCTACACTGCGGGCGGCCATACAAACGAGAGCTACCAGGAACCGCTGTTTCTTCAGCACCTACTGGGGGGCATTCGGTATGCGGCCGGCGCATCAACTCGGGTGATGACTCCGAGCCCCAATCCGACCTATCTGTGGAATAATATGCTCGACCAGAACCTGACGCAGTGGGATAAATTCATAGGGGTGCCACATTACACCCTCAACCTGCCGGGTTACCCGTTGGGAGATGGGATGAACGGCACTCCCATCGGCTTGAATAATGATCCGCTGCAAGTGTTCAAAGTCGAGCAGGAGAATGGGAAGCCCGTGCTCCATATTTCCGGGCAAATCTATGGCGGGTTGAGCACCAAGCAGGAGCTAGGCAACTACCATTTTAAAGCGGAATTCAAGTGGGGTACGCGCAAATACGAGCCCCGCCTGACGGCCAAGCGCGACAACGGCATTCTGTACCATGCCAAAGGCAACCACGGCGCTTTCTGGAATGTGTGGATGCTCTCCCAGGAAATGCAGATCCAGGAAGACGACATGGGGGATTATTTTGCCATAGGGCCGGGCATGGATATACGCGCTGCCTACCGCACCGAAGACAACGAGCTTGATTGGATATATGACCCGGCGGCGCCTCTCAAGTCTTTCGGTATAGGACAACCCGGGCGTTGTCGGCGGGGCCGCAACCGGGAGCGGCCGTTGGGCCAATGGAATACAATTGAGCTTATTTGCCTGGGGCCAAAAAGCCTCCATATCATCAACGGCGAAGTGGTGATGGTGCTGGAGAATTCCCGGGAAACGAAGCCAGATGGCTCGCAGGGGCCGCTGACTAACGGTAAAATTCAGATTCAGTCGGAAGGTGCCGAAGCGTACTACCGCAACATGCAGATTCGGCCCATCACGGCAATTCCAGTCGAATACCGTTAG